One Nicotiana tabacum cultivar K326 chromosome 23, ASM71507v2, whole genome shotgun sequence genomic window, CTCGGTATAGGCTGAAGGGGGTGGCTCTCATgggatgtatccatggtcgtcccgcTATGGCGTTGTACGCGGTggcctggtccatgatgtggaatgtcaTTTCCAGAGTCACACCTCTGGCCAAGACGGGGAGTGTAATTTCCCCGGACGTCCGctcaactgcattattaaaatcGATTAGCGTATGCAGCgcgacactatcttatcctcgagtctaTTTTGGTGAGGACTCAGGGATCGATAATGCATGCCCCACTTCCATCGTCCACTATGATACGTTTGACATCGGTATCTAAAATACGTAAAGTAATAATAAAAGCATCATTATGAGGAAAAGTCAAATCGTCGGCACCCGActcatcgaagatgatactttcttcgagtccgGCGTACCATTCGCGAGTGACAGATCGCTTGAGCTTGTGAGTGGTGGTGAAAATCACACCGTTGATAGAGATGTTGTCgtcgccgccgatgatcatgttgatagtACGAGCTGGTGATGGAGGCTTCGGCGGGCCTTGGTGTTCA contains:
- the LOC107791248 gene encoding uncharacterized protein LOC107791248 encodes the protein MKWSPKIGSDPNTRKSDAICEFYQERGHKIEDCITLRQEVVNTLRQGHLKELLSDNGRNNFARGREHQGPPKPPSPARTINMIIGGDDNISINGVIFTTTHKLKRSVTREWYAGLEESIIFDESGADDLTFPHNDAFIITLRILDTDVKRIIVDDGSGACIIDP